A window of Blautia argi genomic DNA:
AAAAATTAACCCGCTCCAATCCCAATCCGGAAGATGGAGAACCTCTGTATAATTTAGGATTGTGTTTAAAATTTCAGGGAAGATTATCTGAGGCGTATGATGCTTTTTATAAGGCCACCTGGAATGGTGCATGGCAAGACGCTGCTTTTTATCAAATGGCTTGTATTGCCTGTATTCAGAAAGATTACAAAACAGCACTGGAGCATATTGAGCGTTCTATTGTGAGAAATTATCACAACATGAAAGCGAGAAATTTAAAAGCAGCGATATTAAGAAAAATGGGATTTCCGGACAAGGCAGAGGCCTGGCTGAAAACGGCCGGCGATATTGATGTGTTAGATTTAGGAAGCAGGTTTGAACAGTCCTTTATTTCAGAAGTAAAAGGGAAAGATCCGGAAATCTACAGAACAGAAGCTGACAAAATACTGGAAGGAAATTATCAGACCTATTTAGAACTGGCAATTGATTATCTGGAAGCCGGTATGGTAGAAGAGGCAGAGGTGATCCTGAACAGAAGCAGAGCATTGAACCAGGCAGAAGACGCGGTATACCCAATGGTATTTTATTATCTGGCTTTCTGTGCGATGATAAGAGGAAAGAGAGCGCAGGCGATTTCTCTGGCTGAAAAAGGAGAGCAGGCAGCAGCAGATTATTGTTTTCCACATCGACTGGAAGATATTAAAGTTCTGGAAGCAATGCAAAATTTAGAAATACCGGTACCTATGGCAGCTTATTGTTTGGGGAATTTATGGTACGATAAAAAGCAATATAAAGAAGCAGTAGAAAACTGGGAAATGACGGCAAGATTAAAACCGGAATTCCCAACAGCACACAGAAATTTGGCGCTGGCTTATTACAATAAAGAACAGAATCCGGAAAAGGCCAGAAGAGAACTGGAAACAGCCTACAAAATGGATGAAACAGATTCCAGAGTATTAATGGAGTTAGATCAACTTTATAAAAAGACCGGAGTTCCGGCAAAAAAACGTTTGGAAATCTTAAGTAAGCATATGGAACAGGTGGAAGACAGAGATGATTTAATGGTAGAGTATATTACCCTGTTAAATATCACCGGTGCCTATGAAGAGGCTCTGCGTCTTGCAGAAACAAGACAATTCCATCCATGGGAAGGCGGAGAAGGAAAGATTCCGAAACAGTATGTGACTGCTTTGGTTCAGTTAGCAAAAAAGGCTTTGAAAGCAGGAGAGAATAAAAAGGCAGAGTCTTATCTTCTGAAAGCATCTGGTTCTTATCCGTATAACCTGGGAGAAGGAAAGTTGTACGGGGCGCAGGAAAATCATATTTATTATTATCTGGGAATTGCTTATGAGAGAATGGGAGAACAGGAAAAGGCAGAGTCTTGTTTTGAAACCGCTTCTACTGGTATTTCTGAACCTGTAGGCGCCATGTATTACAATGACCAGCCGCCTGAAATGATTTATTATCAGGGTGCAGCCCTTGCAAAATTAGGAAAAGATGAAGCGGCCAGGGGCAGATTCCATAAACTTATAGGATACGGGGAAAAACATTTATATGATGAGATGCGAATTGATTATTTTGCTGTATCTTTGCCGGATTTATTGATTTTTGACGAGGATTTGAATCTGAAAAATAAAATGCACTGTTTGTTTATGATGGGGCTTGGAAAATTAGGTATGGGTCAGAAAAAAGAAGCAGAAGAGTATTTTTCTCAGATTTTAAAAACAGATGGAAACCATCAGGGAGCTTTGAATATACCAGAAGAGGTTTAGAGATATGAAAGTTGTAAAAGTAAAAGACTATGATGAAATGACTGCTTATTTACTGAAATTATTTACGAAACAGCTGGCAGAAAAGCCGGATTCTGTACTTTCGTTTACTACAGGAGCCACCCCCAGAGGACTTTTGGAAGCTATGGCAGAAAAAGTAAATGAAGGGTTGGATATCAGCCAGAGCATTTTTTGCAACTTAGATGAATATGTGGGGAAGCGTGATGGTGCATATAGTGTTTTTCGATTTATGCATGAACATTTTTATGACAGGATTAAGATGCAGCCAAAAGAGATACATATGCTGAATGCAGAAGCTGAGGATCAGCAAAAGGAGATAGAACGGTATGGAAAAATTCTGGGAAGATACCCGAGAGATATACAGCTTCTTGGATTGGGAACCAATGGTCATATTGGTGCGAATGAGCCCGGAACCTCTTTTTTATCTACTTTGTTTGTGGCTGACAGTGAGGAAAGTACACGGATTGCCACACAAAAATTATTTGGTCTGACGTGGGAAGAAACACCAAAGCAGATGTATACTATGGGATTTCAGGAAATTATGGCTGCAAGATGTGTGATTTTGGCGGCATCAGGAAAAGAAAAAGCAAAAGCAGTACAAAAAATGCTGGAGGGAGAGATTACAGAGAATCTGCCCGCAAGTTATTTGAGAATGCATCCGAATGCAGTTGTTGTCATTGACCAGGAAGCAGCATCTCTTTTAGAATAAAGGAGGCGACACGATGAACATTGTTATAGAAAGACCTCCCAGGGGAATTATGATTTCAACCTGGAGAATGTCCTATCAAGGGCTTACAGAAGCAGGGAAATTACTGGTATCAGGTTCGACTCTTCCTGAAGCGATCCTTCACAGTGTAAAGTCTGTAGAGGATAATGAAAAATATGTATCTGTTGGATATGGAGGATTGCCAAACAGAGAAGGAGAAGTAGAACTGGATGCTGCTTATATGGATGGAAATACGCTAGAGGTTGGTGCCGTTATGGCAGTAAAACAGATAAAAAATCCCATAGAGGTAGCTTATGATTTGAGTCATAAGAAGCGCAGCAGTGTATTGGTTGGAACAGGCGCTGAAATGTATGCCAGACAAAGAGGGTTTGCATTTAAAAATATGTTGACAGAATCTTCTTTTCAACGATATCTGAAAGAACGGACGCTGGATAAAGATGAGGAAAAAAGAACTGCCTATGAGGGACATGATACCGTATGTGTGATTGGACGAAGCGGAGAACATATGGCTTGCGGAGTATCTACTTCTGGTTTGTATATGAAGCATCCGGGAAGAATTGGGGATAGTCCTCTTATAGGATCCGGATTTTATGCAGATTCTTCTGCAGGTGCAGCGGCAGCTACCGGAGTAGGAGAAGATATCATGAAGGGCTGCTTATCCTTTGCGATTACTGAGAAAATCAGAGAAGGTGTGGCAGTACAGGAAGCTTGTGAACAATGCCTTTTGCAGCATTTAAGAAGGTTGGAAACTTTGGGATACGGTAATGGGGGAATGTCGGTAATTGCTATGGATAAAGAAGGAAATACAGGGGCAGCAACGACTCTGAGCGCCTTTCCGTTTGTTATATCTGATGGTAAAGAGTGTAAAATCTATATCGCCTCCGGAAATCAGGAGAACGGGGAACATAAAATTTTTATTCCGGATTCCCAGTGGCTGGAAGAGTGCAGTGCAGACTGGATTTTTATGAATTAACCAGAAAAAATTGCCTTCCCTTCTGCAATAAAGTTATTCAGGCTTATATTGGCAGAAAGGAAAGGCAATTTTTAGTTAGGTATAGGACTGTGTCTGGTTTTTCTAAAAAATTTCTTTGCTGATTTTTTTGATTACGTCACTGGCAGCCTCATAAACTCCCGGGAATGTACTGATTCCAAGCCCCTGTGTCAGACATGGAATATAGTATTTTTTTGCCATTTTCTTTGCAGATTTTCCGTACTTCTGTATCTACCAGTTCAGGCGTCCAGTCCGGTCTGTCAATGGAAGCGCTGTCAATACCGCCCATAAAGGTGATTTTGCCGCCGTATTTTTCAATGAGTTCCGGAATATTATTGGAGCTCATGGTTCCCTGCCAGATATCAACACCCATGTCAATCATATAAGGCACAAGGGTTGCTGCATAGGAATCGCAGTGATGAATAATCAATTCTATGCCGTGTGATTTATAATATCCGTAAATTTTCTTATACGCAGGAAGAATGAATTCTTCAAACATAGCAGGTGAAATAAAGGTAGAAGTCTGGCTTCCCCAGTCATCATGGTGGAAAATAGCATCAGGTTTTATGTATTTACAGATTTTTTCTGCGTACTGTAATTCCCATTCTGTCAGATAGTCGATTAATTCCCGGGTAGCTTCTGGTTCTTCATAGAAATTCATCAGGCAGTTCTGGATTTCCTGCAAATGGTGACATTGCTCAAAAATACCTGGTGCTATAAACTGTGTGGCAAAATATTCTTTCCGGTCGATTTCTTCTGCTGCTTTGATATAAGGTTCCCATTCTGCGTCAGAATAGTCCAGCTTTGGTGCATGTACAGATTCCTTCCAGTTCGTGATATCTTTGCAGACAATGTGTTCTTCGTCATGTACCGGGAAACCGCCGGGTGTTCCTTCCGGCCATACATTTGTGACACCCCAGGCATTTTTTACGGGGCCTTTTCCGTATTCCGGAGAGGGATTGTTTACAGAGTAAGGATTGTCAGTAATCATGGCCAATGCCTCATATTGATTTACATAACGGTCAGGTTTTCCCCCACGGATAGTTTCCAATAAGTTTTGCCTTTTTGTGAGCATACGCAATACCTCCTTGTGACTGGGTGCAGCCCGTACACCCATAAATTCCTGTTAGAGAACTGCCGCATCGGGTATAAAAAATACTTGCTTGCTGTTTCGTGCGTCAGCCTCTTCATTCTTAGATTTATGATAACAGGAATAGGGCTTTTCTGTAAATCCGTATAAATAAGGTAAAAACCCTGTAGCATTACGACAAAGTGTAGGAGAGCCACAAGGTTTGATAAGAACTTAAATGTCTTCTCCTTCCAGAAGCCGAAAAGAGAGGTTCAGATAAAAAAGTTCGTCCGGGTCTTCCAGGTCTGTTTCCAAAATACTCTTAATCCGCTCCAGCCGGTACAGAAAGGTACTTCTGTGGATAAATAAGGCCTTGGCGCTTTGTACGGTATTCAGATTATGCTCCAGGTAGACCCTCAGAGTTTTCATGTATTCCGTATTCTGCACTTTGTCGGATTTTTGTAAATCCAACAGTTTTTCATAACAGAGCATATATCCGGGAAGGGTTTTTACAGACTGACGCAGAATATAGGGCAGGGCAATCTGGTTAAAGTGGTGAATCCAGAGTTGAGGACGGATTTCCAGTCCAAGTTTAAGGGCGGTAAGCCCCTGTAAATACTGCCTGCGAAGATTCATGTGTCCGCACATGGAACGGCTGTAACCTGCCTTTAACATACTGTCCCGGATAAAGTATACCAGTTCGCGAAAGATGTCATCTGCCTCCATATGAAGAAGTGTTTCATTATAAAAGGTGACGACATGGTCTTTAAATACAAGACTGCAGGAAGCAGAAAATTTATTTTTAATAAACTGGCAGACCATGTTTCCATTTAAGGAAGAAGGACCCTCTGTCTGAAGGACAGAGCAAAGATAGGTATGCTCAGGAAGCCAGCCTACATTTGTAAGCAAATGGCTGATACCCATATAATCTGCAGTACGGTCTGACAGGATACTCTGGAAAATAGACTGGAGTGTTGTACTGCGGGAGGAGGATTCTGAGTGCATACGGTTCAGAAGATATTCTGCATGCTGTGCCAGAATAGTAATGAGATACTGGTCTGCATCTGTAAGCGGTATTTTATTTTCCAAAACAGAGAGCAGGTAAGCAGGCTTTTCGTCCAGAAACAGGCGCATATTTAAGGAACAGTGTCCTGTAAGATAAGCAGGGAACAAAAATGGCTTTGGTGAGGCTTCCTCTGAGCGGAAATTTCCGTCCTGGATCAGCGCGTGGATATAGTCCAGGCGAAGGGAATCATTTTCAAAAATCTGTCCGGAGTCAGGAAGCTGGGACAAGCCACGGTGAGCTACAAGAGAAAAGTCCATATTCATAATGCAAAGCGGATTGTTAAACACAGGCTGGGAAATCTCAAGCAAATCGGAAAGAGAACCGTTTTGGTGACAGACAGAGATTAACTGCTGCTCCCATTCTTCATAGTAATCAAAAATAGACTGAATACAGTTGAATACGTGAATCACAGAGGTATGGCAGGATAAGAGCAGACAGGAGAAACGTCCATCTGGAAGAAAGGACGTTTCATCTCTCTGGCAGATAATCAGTACAGCATCTTCCGGTATGGATCGGAATACCTCTAAATCCAGAATGGCGTCTGTAAGATAAATGTGGTTGTTTTTAAACCCCTTGTCTGCCTCAAGGAAAAAAGGGCGGGCAAGGGGCTGATTTTTGGATAGAAGTCTGTAATCGGCAATTTGAAAGTGTTCTTTCAGATTCTGATACAGTAAAATTGATGTAAGCTGCAAAGTGTATTCCTCCTGTGGTTTTCAGACAATAAAAGTTTTTGCCATTTCTGCGGCATCTACAGCAGATTCGGTATAAGCGTCGGCACCAATGTGTTCTGCAAATTCTTTTGTTACAGCGCCGCCGCCTACCATAATTTTCAGGCGGTGTTCCGTATCAGACTGACGAAGCGCCTTCACTGCATGCTGCATACTGGGACATGCTGTGGTAAGCAGAGTGGACAGACAGACAATGGATACCTCAGGGTTCTGGCGCACTGCCTTTAAAAACTGTTTTTCTGAAATATCCACCCCTAAATCAATGACCTTAAAGCCTGCGCTGCGGAACATAATAGCTACCAGATTTTTGCCTACGTCGTGCAAATCCCCTTCCACAGTTCCCAGAATTATTGTGCCCACATACAATCCCCGCTCAGATTCCAGGCCGGGAGTGAGAATATCCAGCCCTTTACGCATACAGCGGGCAGAGGATAAAATTCTGGGAATATCTGCTTCATTATTTTTATAGCGTTCTCCCATCTCCCGCATAGCGGGAACCATGGCTTCGTCCAGAATTTTAATGGCGGGAATATGCTGTTTTAACGCCTGTGTTATTACCTGTTCTGTTATCTTGTAATGTCCGTTTTCCACGGATTGTCTAATCTCTTCCAATGTTGTCATGCTACACCCCGTAATTGCTGAATTTATGATTTCTATTATAGCTTTTCAGTAAGTAAAAAACAACTGGTATATGAAATTGTACAGGGGCCGTAGTAGTAGGGCAGATTATTGTCCTGACATACCTGTGTAACCAGCATACCGTATGCTTCCATGGACGCAAAGGATTTGTCAGGGAAGCGGCAGGGCGCATCTGGATAGGTGCAGGAGGTGCAGCGGGTACAGCAGCCTGCGCCAATGGCAAGCATATGGGGATAAAGAGGACGTAGAAGGCTTTCCATTGTGGAAAAGTGGGCTTTATGTGCAGCTTCTGTTTCCATCATGCCCTCTCCGTCCATGGAATCCTCCAGTTCCCCTACGGTTTGTACCAGAATTCCATGGCTGTATTTTTGCACTCTTTCTTCACATTCCTGCAGGGCGCCGCAGCCGGGAGGGCAGGACCAGTTTTTATCATACATATGGCAGGCGTTACTTGCACACATCTGGCGCACCTCTGGTAAGAGCTTTATGGTAGAACAGTCCAGAGGTGCAATATGGGTAAAGCCAGCCTGCTTTCCTAAACGTTTTAATTCTTCGATTCTTATTTTCATATGAACACGTCCTTTTATCGTGGATTTGTTTTGCGGTTTTATGGTTCTGTTGGGGGGAATTCCAGTTCATCAATAAAGCAGTCCTGGAATTCCGACAGCATAGCCAGTTCCAGGAAATCCAACTGATTCATCAGTGTTTGGCTGTATTCTCGTTCCGCTTTATTCAGCAGAGCAATTTTAGCCCCTTCTCCTGCTGCATTTCCAACAGGAACAATTTTCTTCTGGAGAGCAGAAGGCAGAAGACCGATGGCACAGGCGCTGTCCGGGGACATATAGGTGCCAAAAGCTCCGGCAATGCAGACGCGGTCAATCTGGCTGTGTGTGATACCCAGATGTTTTTCCAGAAGGAGAATTCCGGCGGCAATTGCTCCTTTGGCAAGCTGAACTTCCCGGATATCCTTTTGTGTCAGGTAAACAGAAGGGTATTCTTTCTGAAAAACAAAAGCGGTCAGATTTCCCTGTGTCGTCATATGTGAGGCAAGTTCTTCCCCATAAAGTGTCTGTACTTCGTCCCGGGCGAGAAGGCGACCCATTTCGTCTATTATTCCCAGTTTCCGAAGACAGGCAACTGCGTCAATGAGTCCGGAACCGCAAATACCTGTGGGCTGCTGGTTTCCTATGACAGAAATCTGGAATTTTCCATGTGAAAAGTTTACATGGTCTATGGCGCCTTCTGCGCCTCGCATACCGCACTCAATTTTAGCGCCCTCAAAGGCAGGGCCTGCGGCAGTAGAGCAGCATACCAATTTTTCTCTGTTTCCAAGAACAATTTCTCCATTGGTTCCTATGTCCACTAAAAGTGTTATGTCCCTGGATAAATCCGGGCGCAGAGCCAGCAGACAGCCCATGGTGTCAGCGCCTACAAAACCGGCAATAACAGGAAGAAAGAACAGTTGTCCCTGGGGGTGAATCTGTATTCCAAAATCAGCGGCCTTTGCCTGAAGAAGCCCTTTTTGATACGGTCTGTAAGGTGCCAATACCAGAGAATCCATGGGAAAATCAAAGAAAATATGATGCATACAGGTGTTGCCTACCAGACAAAGCTGTACAATCTGTTCCCGGGAAATCTGTTGTTTTTCAGCCAGAGCAGTAATTAAGTCATCAAGAGCCTGATGGATACAGGAGGAGAGTTCTGTGTTTTTGTGCTGCATGCAGTAATCAGCTCTGGAAATTACGTCAGCGCCATAGGCTGTCTGGGGATTTACCATGCCGGCAGTACAGATTTCTTTGCCGGAATTGCCGTCTATCAGATAAGAGGCAATGGTGGTGGTACCGATATCAAAAGCAACCAGATAAGGATTTTTCACATCTTTGGGGAAAGAAGAGGGTGAAAACTTTACCCTTCTTATAGATGTGTTTGTAAGGATCTGATGCTTTTGGGGAAGCCTTTGTGTGTCTACAGTCAGGTTTTTCCATACTTTTGTCTGGCAGGCAAGGACGGTTTTAGTTTCTCCTCCATCTGTTTTTAGCTGTACCAGACATTTGCCGCAGGTTCCCTGTCCCCCACAGGGTGCGTCCGGAAAGATTCCCGTGCTTCTGGCAGCATTCATAATCGTGCTTCCTGCCGAAACCTGTACAGTACGCCCTTCCCGAAGAAAAGTCACCTGACAGAGAGCGGCATTATCCCTGTTTTTTGAAATTTTCTCCATAAAGAATCCTCCTCGCATGTAATACAAACATTATACCACGAGCGCAGAAAAGGAAGCGCCATAGGCATTTCCTTATCAAGCCGTGGACTGCCGGTATAATCTGCTACGGTAGTAGCAGCAAGCCGAAGAATTCGGCTTGGTTTGCATGTAATGCAAACATTATACCACACAAAAACTGCTGCAGAAGGTGATGCTGGGAGTTTTTTCATACTCCGGGCGTTGTGTTTCTGCAGCAGTGTCTTTTTTATGATTATGCAGCCAGTTCTTTTGCTTTTTGGGCAGCGGAAGCGGCATCAGGGGTATAGGCGTCTGCACCGATTTCGTCTGCAAATTTCTGGGTAATAGGCGCGCCGCCAACCATTACCTTGATATTTTTGCGGAAGTCTGCCTCATTTAAAGCAGCTACCGTATCTTTCAGGGCAGGCATTGTGGTGGTGAGCAAAGCAGACAGACCTACGATTTTTACGTCGGGATTTTCGGTAATGGCAGCCATAAATTTATCCACGGATACGTCAACCCCAAGGTCAATGACTTCAAATCCGGCGCTTTCAATCATCATGGCAACCAGGTTTTTTCCGATGTCGTGTAAATCTCCGGCAACTGTACCGATGATCATTTTGCCGCACACAGCGCCGCTATCTCCGGCAAGATGCGGTTTCAGGACTTCCACACCCTTTTTCATGGCTTTTGCAGCAATGAGCATTTCAGGAACAAAGATTTCATTTTTTTTGAAACGTTCTCCAACAAGTCCCATGGCATCAATCATGGCATTTAAAATTTCCGGTGCAGCGCACCCTCCGTCAAGGGCTTCCTGTACAAGATTGGGTACTAATTTGGCTTTTCCGGCAGCAACTGCGTCCGCAACAGTTTGAATCTGACTCATAATAAAATCCTCCTTTTATATAGCTTTTTATGTTATTTTACAGGTCCAAGTAGGCCTTCTCTGTACGCTCCTATGTATTCCATGCAGTAGTCGTCCAGCCCGAGAAGCGCCTCCGTGGCATAAATATGTCCAAGCATATCCCGGTTGGCGGGATCTAAAATAGCACTGTCCAGTCCTGCATTCATGGCAAGTGTCAAAAAGCAGCAGTTCATCAGTTTTCTCACAGGCAGATGAAAGGAAATATTGCTGATAGCTGCCGTGATGTGTATGGAAGGATACTGTTTCCGGATTGTGGATATCACTTCTACATTCATGGCAATTCCGTCTTCAGAAGTACAAAGCATTTCCACCAGAGGGTCAATGTGAATCCTGGAAGGGGAAATATGATATTCCTCAGCCTTTTCCATAATATGACGGAAAACACGAAGACGATCTTCGGCTGTTTTAGGAATTCCCGTGTTGTCGCTTAAAAGTGCGATAACCTGCCAGTCCTTATTTTCTTCTTTTGCCAGAATCGGAAAGATTTTGTCAATTTTTTCTCCTTCGCCTGATACAGAATTAAAGATTCCCGGTTGTTTGCAATGGGTGTAGACCTGTGCCAGCACATCAGGGCTTGGACTGTCAATGGAAATGGGCAAATCTGTAACTTCCTGTATACAGTCAATCAGCCATTTCAAAGTTTCCGCTTCCATATTTTCCGGTACAGAGGCACAACAGTCAATATAAGAAGCATTGGCATCAGCCTGTATTTTTGCTCTGTTCTTTATAAAGTCCGCGTCCCTGTCGGCAATGGCCTTAGCGACAGCGGGAATGGAGCCGTTGATTTTTTCACCAATAATAATCATGATATACAGCCTCCTTATTCGTTCTTTCTACCTGTATTTTAACAGAAAGCAGGCAGGGGAGATATTCTATAAAGTGTTTGTAATTTGAGAAGAGTCTTCATACAGAGTGTAGGAGAACAAAAACTGCTCTTTACTCAGATGAAACAAAAGAGAAGAATTGAGGAATTTGCATAAAAGAAAAGTCCGGAGGACAGGGAAAAAAAGAAAAAATAATTTTGAGCGCGTTAGCACGTCAAAGTGCGAAAAGTCAAAAGGGAGAAGTGCCGGAAAGGGTATTGTTTCCGGGCTTTAAAAGTGCTATGATAACAAACCGTAAAGAGAAACTTTAAAAAATAGTTAAGAAAGAAAAAGAAAAGAGGCAATGCTATATGGCAGCAAAAGAAAAGAAAACAGAGGGAAAAAAGAGCTTTAAACAGAAATTTCACGATTACTGCATGAGGCAGTCACATATTGCACCAATAGGACTGAATGATAAGGAAGACAAATATTATCACAGTATTTTTAACTTTGAGAAATAAAGAAAAGCTTTCAAGTATATGAAGGAAAAAGAACCGCTGCGCAAACGGCAGAAAGAGATATCCCAAAGGGAAACAGGGGGAGATTTCGGAGGCTGTCTGTGCAGTGGTTTTTTGCTGTGAAAACATCTTGAATTTTTTCAGATACATGGAGTATAATGTCTTTCACAATTAGTACAAACAGACAAAAGAGGAGGAGAGTATGAGAGCTGGTACATGGAGAGAAAAGCTGATAGGAGATAAGAGATTTTATAAAATGGTACTGCTGATTGCAGTTCCTATTATGATTCAGAATGGTATTACCAATTTTGTAAGCCTTCTGGATAACATTATGGTAGGTCAGGTTGGAACAGAACAGATGACAGGTGTTGCCATTGTCAATCAGTTGATTTTTGTATACAACCTGTGCATTTTCGGCGGTGTGTCCGGCGCCGGAATTTTTACCGCGCAGTTTTTCGGGCAGAAAGATGACGAAGGGGTTGCCAATACCATGCGGTTTAAACTGTATATGGGAATTCTTCTGACAGGTGTGACAATCCTGTTGTTCCTTGCCTTTGGTGAACCTTTGATTCAGATGTATTTAAAAGGAAATCAGGACGGCGGAGATGTGGCCGCTGCTCTGCGCTATGGAAAAGAGTACCTTGGAATTATGTTGATTGGTCTGCCGCCCTTTATGTTAGTGCAGGTTTATGCCAGTACCTTAAGAGAATGCGGGAGAACCATAACACCTATGAAAGCAGGAATTGCAGCCGTAGTGGTAAACCTGGTATTTAACTATTTTCTGATTTACGGAAAATTCGGATTTCCTGAATTAGGGGTAGCAGGTGCGGCTGTTGCCACTGTGATGTCCCGTTATGTAGAGGCCTTTATTGTTGTGGGATGGACGCACAGACACAAAGAAATTAATACCTATATTCCGGGGCTTTATAAAACCATGCGGATACCGGGATATCTGGTAAAGCGGATTTTGATTAAGGGGACACCTCTGCTTCTCAATGAAACACTCTGGGCAGCAGGCATGGCGATTTTACTGCAGTGTTATTCCGTCAGAGGTATGAATGTGGTGGCAGGTATGAATATTTCCAATACGATTTCAAATCTGTTTAATGTGGTGTTTATTGCCCTGGGGGATTCTGTTGCCATTGTAGTAGGGCAGCTTTTAGGAGCAGGCAAGATGGAAGAAGCAAAAGATACAGATCGAAAGATGATTGTATTTTCCGTGGCATGCTGTACTCTGGTGGCGCTGGTTATGCTGATGATTGCACCGTTGTTTCCACAGCTTTATAACACCAATGTCCAGTCCAGAGAGTTTGCCAAATATTTTATTATGGTAACGGCTGTATTTATGCCCCAGAATGCCTTTTTGCATGCCGCATACTTTACTCTGCGTTCCGGGGGAAAGACTATTGTCACTTTCTTTTTCGATAGTGTATTTATCTGTTGTGTAAGTGTGCCAATTGCTTATCTGCTGGGTCATTTTACAGACTTGTATGTGGTGTATATTTTTATCGCGGTGCAGCTTGCAGATATTATTAAGTGTGTGATTGGCTTTATTCTGGTGAAAAAGGGCGTGTGGCTACAGAATATTGTAGAGGTGTAGGGTGATAAGACTTTATTTATGAGATATCCGGGATATTCTCTGTTAAATTGTTTTTTATATAGACCTATCTCTTGACATAGGAGTCCCTGTTTATTACACTGAAAACAAATAAAAAACAGGAGGTCTGATATGTCAAAATACGCAGGAACAAAAACAGAGAAAAACCTTATGGAAGCTTTTGCAGGAGAGTCACAGGCACGCAATAAATACACCTATTATGCATCAGCAGCAAAAAAGGCAGGATTTGTACAGATGGCAAATCTTTTTGAAGAAACCGCAAACCAGGAAAAAGAGCATGCAAAAATGTGGTTTAAGGAGTTTCATGGTATCGGAACACCGGAAGAAAACCTGACTGATGCGGCTCAGGGAGAACATGAAGAATGGACAGATATGTACAAACGCATGGCAGAAGAAGCGAGGGAGGAAGGCTTTACAGAACTGGCCAAGAAGTTTGAACTGGTTGCAGAAATTGAAGCAGCACATGAAAGGCGCTACTTAAAGCTTCTGGAATCCCTGAAACAGGGAGAAACCTTTAAAGGAGAGGCTCCTTTAGGATGGAAGTGTAACAACTGTGGATACATTCATATGGGTGATGAAGCGC
This region includes:
- a CDS encoding MATE family efflux transporter, with protein sequence MRAGTWREKLIGDKRFYKMVLLIAVPIMIQNGITNFVSLLDNIMVGQVGTEQMTGVAIVNQLIFVYNLCIFGGVSGAGIFTAQFFGQKDDEGVANTMRFKLYMGILLTGVTILLFLAFGEPLIQMYLKGNQDGGDVAAALRYGKEYLGIMLIGLPPFMLVQVYASTLRECGRTITPMKAGIAAVVVNLVFNYFLIYGKFGFPELGVAGAAVATVMSRYVEAFIVVGWTHRHKEINTYIPGLYKTMRIPGYLVKRILIKGTPLLLNETLWAAGMAILLQCYSVRGMNVVAGMNISNTISNLFNVVFIALGDSVAIVVGQLLGAGKMEEAKDTDRKMIVFSVACCTLVALVMLMIAPLFPQLYNTNVQSREFAKYFIMVTAVFMPQNAFLHAAYFTLRSGGKTIVTFFFDSVFICCVSVPIAYLLGHFTDLYVVYIFIAVQLADIIKCVIGFILVKKGVWLQNIVEV
- a CDS encoding ASKHA domain-containing protein, with protein sequence MEKISKNRDNAALCQVTFLREGRTVQVSAGSTIMNAARSTGIFPDAPCGGQGTCGKCLVQLKTDGGETKTVLACQTKVWKNLTVDTQRLPQKHQILTNTSIRRVKFSPSSFPKDVKNPYLVAFDIGTTTIASYLIDGNSGKEICTAGMVNPQTAYGADVISRADYCMQHKNTELSSCIHQALDDLITALAEKQQISREQIVQLCLVGNTCMHHIFFDFPMDSLVLAPYRPYQKGLLQAKAADFGIQIHPQGQLFFLPVIAGFVGADTMGCLLALRPDLSRDITLLVDIGTNGEIVLGNREKLVCCSTAAGPAFEGAKIECGMRGAEGAIDHVNFSHGKFQISVIGNQQPTGICGSGLIDAVACLRKLGIIDEMGRLLARDEVQTLYGEELASHMTTQGNLTAFVFQKEYPSVYLTQKDIREVQLAKGAIAAGILLLEKHLGITHSQIDRVCIAGAFGTYMSPDSACAIGLLPSALQKKIVPVGNAAGEGAKIALLNKAEREYSQTLMNQLDFLELAMLSEFQDCFIDELEFPPTEP
- a CDS encoding glutamyl-tRNA amidotransferase; this encodes MAAKEKKTEGKKSFKQKFHDYCMRQSHIAPIGLNDKEDKYYHSIFNFEK
- a CDS encoding methyltetrahydrofolate cobalamin methyltransferase, producing MIIIGEKINGSIPAVAKAIADRDADFIKNRAKIQADANASYIDCCASVPENMEAETLKWLIDCIQEVTDLPISIDSPSPDVLAQVYTHCKQPGIFNSVSGEGEKIDKIFPILAKEENKDWQVIALLSDNTGIPKTAEDRLRVFRHIMEKAEEYHISPSRIHIDPLVEMLCTSEDGIAMNVEVISTIRKQYPSIHITAAISNISFHLPVRKLMNCCFLTLAMNAGLDSAILDPANRDMLGHIYATEALLGLDDYCMEYIGAYREGLLGPVK
- a CDS encoding cobalamin B12-binding domain-containing protein, with protein sequence MTTLEEIRQSVENGHYKITEQVITQALKQHIPAIKILDEAMVPAMREMGERYKNNEADIPRILSSARCMRKGLDILTPGLESERGLYVGTIILGTVEGDLHDVGKNLVAIMFRSAGFKVIDLGVDISEKQFLKAVRQNPEVSIVCLSTLLTTACPSMQHAVKALRQSDTEHRLKIMVGGGAVTKEFAEHIGADAYTESAVDAAEMAKTFIV
- a CDS encoding corrinoid protein, which encodes MSQIQTVADAVAAGKAKLVPNLVQEALDGGCAAPEILNAMIDAMGLVGERFKKNEIFVPEMLIAAKAMKKGVEVLKPHLAGDSGAVCGKMIIGTVAGDLHDIGKNLVAMMIESAGFEVIDLGVDVSVDKFMAAITENPDVKIVGLSALLTTTMPALKDTVAALNEADFRKNIKVMVGGAPITQKFADEIGADAYTPDAASAAQKAKELAA
- a CDS encoding DUF2284 domain-containing protein; translation: MKIRIEELKRLGKQAGFTHIAPLDCSTIKLLPEVRQMCASNACHMYDKNWSCPPGCGALQECEERVQKYSHGILVQTVGELEDSMDGEGMMETEAAHKAHFSTMESLLRPLYPHMLAIGAGCCTRCTSCTYPDAPCRFPDKSFASMEAYGMLVTQVCQDNNLPYYYGPCTISYTSCFLLTEKL